The genomic region TGGATTATTTGGTTTATGTTTACAAATATTATTGCATTTAATATTGGATCACTTTGCCACTCTTGGCCTTCACATGAAAGAAATCATACAGCGTctttcattttgactttttccTCCATTCCATTACATCTTTGTGActttttctgtattgttttctattattgttgtttttttcacTATCATTGCCATATAGGACTTCATTGCGTGACTATCAAATCCTTAATTGATCATTCAGCTGTTAATGGGTAGGTGGGTATTAAGAGTTAGGGGCTATTACAAGTAATGATTAGGGTTCTTATATAAATTCTATTAATATAACTACTCTTTGGGTGATATATGTACGAAATCCTGTTGAGTATATtcatctgatcagatcagatcagatcagtcggtcagtcgtgtccgactcttcgcgaccccatgaatcgcagcacgcctgtcctccctgtccattaccaactcccggagttcactgagactcacgtccatcgagtcagtgatgccatccagccatctcatcctctgtcgtccccttctcctcctgcccccaatgcctcccagcatcagagtcttttccaatgagtcaattcttcgcatgaggtggccaaagtactggagtttcagctttagcatcattccttccaaagaaatcccagggctgatctccttcagaatggactagttggatctccttgcagtccaagggactctcaagagtcttctccaacaccacagttcaaaagcatcaattcttcggccctcagccttcttcacagtccaactctcacatccatacatgaccacaggaaaaaccatagccttgactagacgaacctttgttggcaaagtaatgtctctgcttttgaatatgctatctaggttggtcatagagtATATTCATAGGAGTGGATTTCTTAGAACTGGATTACATCGGATCTGCTAAGTAGATACCacagttttccaaaatgtttgtATCAATTTGAACACCCACCATCAGTATATGAGATTCTTGGTTGATCCACAGCTATGCTAAAACTTGGCatttttgtcatttctgttttagATTTCTTAATGGTATTTGATGACATATAGGTAatggttatattttaattttcctgattaCCAAGGATGTGGAATATTTTTTTGATATGTTTTATCCACTGAATAAGTTCCTTCTTCAAGATTTTGTTTGAAGACTCTGTCCACTGTTTATTCTATTTTGTGGTTTTTAGGACATACTTGTGTGGTTCTAAGTTGCATCTTTGTGTGTGTTGATAAGAACCAGTCTTAATTTTCATGTGTGCAAAAGTTACTTcaccatatggtttttatataCTATTCTCTTtagcgtgtatatatatatatatatatatatatatatatatatttttatatttatttatttagctgcattgGGTTTTAGTTGCTTCATATGGGAGCTTTGTTGTATCAACCAGGATGtttggttgtggtgcacagactctctagttgcagatcCCAGGCTTGGTTACCCCGTGGCATATAGGGTCTTAGTtgcccagccagggatcaaacttgcatcccctgcTTTGCGAGGCAGATTCTTAGCTACCGGATAACCAGGGAAGTACCTGTagcatatatttgaaattttaagacCCTAGAATAACTCCTGTCTTTTTTCTAAAATAGTACATTATCTTCTTTAaaataccagctgagccacatgggaagcccaagaatactggagtgggtagcatatctcttctccagtagatctttccCAATCCAGGTttcgaactggggtttcctgcattacaggcagattttctttaccaactgagccatcacgGAAGTCCCTACAATAATATattatcttctttaaaatttagaaGGGAATGCATTTAGAATTGACCTCTTTTATGATGAAGGCAGTGATGgagatatttttttcctccagtaagCTTCTTATGAAAGTGTTGTTTTATGCTTTCTTTCAATTTACTCTCGTTTGTCATTGCTTCCTCCAGGTCACTACCACTAACATATTCATAAAATATCCTGATTCTCTCATCATCGTTTCCCATCACATGAAGCCTTGGCAATTTCACAAAAGCACACAAGGAAAGTTGGCTCTTGATGTCACAGATTTATATGAGCCATTCTGCTCTGAGGAGTCACTGTTGCTATCATGTAAAGGGGAGTATCTTGAATGACACAACAGCCTCCAGCCAACTGGTCATAGGAATAATATTCTTGCTACAGACTGTGCTTGGAATCTGGGGCAATTTCTCCCTTCTGTACCATTACCTCTTTCTTTACCACACTCAGTGCAGGATGAGGGTCACAGCTTTGATTTGCAAGCACCTGGCTATTGCCAACTTTTTGGTCATTCTCTCAAAAGGGCTCCCTCAGACAATTACAGCTTTGAGGTTGAAACATTTTGCCAGTGATTTTGCCTGCAAACTTATTCTGTATGTTGAGAGAGTGGGCAGGAGTATGTCCATTGGCACAACCTGCCTCTTGAGTGTGTTTCAAACCATCACGATCAGCCCCATGAACTCCTGTTGGAAGAATCTTAAAGTCAAAGCCCCAAAgtacattgccttctccatttccttctgctgGATCCAGTGCATGTTTGTAAATCTCATTTTTCCTCTGTACGCGTCATATGTTTCTGACAAATGGTGCAGCACAAATATGACAAATACAAGAGATTCAGGGTACTGTGTTGCCACAGATCTTGAGACTATCTCAGGCTCAATATATGCAGCTTTGATAGCGTTCCCTGAAGTTTCATTTTCTGTGCTCATCTTCTGGGCCAGTGGCTCCATGATTCTCACTCTGTACAGACACAGTCAGCGAGTTCAGTATATTCACAAGGCTAGTGTGTCTCCCAGACCCTCCGCTGAGTCCAGAGCCACCCAAAATATCCTACTCTTGGCGAGCACCTTCATGTGTTTCCACACCCTGTCCTGCATCTTTAATATTACTCTTGCTCTTTATCATAATCCCAGTTGGTGGTTGGTGTATACAACTGGcctgatttctgtgtgttttccttttatcAGTCCTTTTCTGCTCATGAGCCATGACTCCATTGTATCCAGTCTCTGCTTTCTGTACATGAAGAACTCAGTATCCCCTAATCTTATCAGAAAAGCCtaaattgtatgttttaaaatttttatcaaggtatagttgatttatagtgttgtgttacttctggatatatataaaagtgagtcagctatgcatttatatgtatatctactctttttagattcttttcccatataggccattacagaggattgagtagagttccccatgctatacagtaggtcacttctttttttgttgtaaACCAGGCCTTGGGGCATGCGGGACTTGGTTCCCTGATGAGGGTTTGAACCCCTGCCTAAAAAGGACTTcatcttaaccatgggaccatcTGGGAATTCCCCCtatgtccttattagttatctattttatatatagtagtgtatgtttggggcttccttggtgactcggtgataaagaatccagctggcaatgcaggagactctagttcgattcccgggttgggaagatcccacatgccacagggcaactaagcccatgcaccacaagtactgagcctgtgtgcctagagcctgtgctctgcaagaaaagccactgcagtgaggagcccacactcaccgcaactagagaaagcctgcatgcaaccacgaagacccagcacagcctaaataaataaataaataaaattctacttctgatcctatcagagaaggaaatggcaacccactccagtattcttgcctggagaatcctctggacagaggagcctggtgggctgctgtctatggggtcacacagagtcagacatgactgaatgactgaactgaacggaactgaatttttccttcctcccccatTTCACCTttagtaatcataagtttgttttctatgtctgtgagtctcattctattttgtaaataagtttatttgtatgttttttttacaaaaagattccatatataagtgatattatatgttatttgtttttctctgtcctgcttcatttagtatgataatccctaggtccatccatggtgcCACATAtcgcattatttcattctttttaatgactgagtaatattctgttgtgtttttataccatctcttctttatccatttttcagGTGATGCACATTTACGATGTTTCCATGGCttagccattgtaaatagtgctgctgtgaacactgggatacgtgtatattttcaaattataattttctctggatatatggccAGGAGTGTAATTGCGGGATCATATGGTATTAAttgctgtatttttagttttttttttaagggaactgCATTGTGTTCTTGATAGTAGctaaaccaatttacattcccaccaacaatgaaggatgattcccttttctctacaccctctccagcatttattttttgtagactttttaatgatggccattctgatcagtgtaaGGTGATGTCTCActaggtttgatttgcatttctctgataattaccAATGTTAGGAATTTTTTCATGAgcctgttggccacctgtatactttctttgaagaaatgcctATTTggatcttctgcccactttttgattgggttgcttgaatttctgatattgagttgtatgagctgtttgtatattttggagattaagcctttgtcagttgcatcatttgcaaatattttctcccattctgtaggttgtttttctgatataagaagtatttttttgtttgacAGCATGGCCACAAGCCTCTCTCACAGTGTAAGATTGTTGGGGCTTTAGGCTATGTAGTATCAGGTTGGATTCTGGAGGAATTGGTGATAACAGGATTAGCCTGACTCTCAGAAGAACTGGAAACTAAAGCTCAGCCACACAATCAGATCCTGATGGAGCTCAAGTAAAACACTCTGGGCACTTGGGCTTGGGTGAAGCTCCCTGGTGGCAGTACTCCCCGAGTTGTCAGGTATCAATGCCAGGAAAATGacataccatcacttcatggggagaGGAAAACTGGGGCTCCAATTTAACTATTTTTTCTGAACTCTGACCCATGCATCTCTTCCATTGActgatgtcattttttttagtcactctgtcatgtcaaactctttgtgaccccaaggactatagcccaccaggctcctctgttcatggaattcttcacacaagaatactggagtgggttgccat from Bubalus bubalis isolate 160015118507 breed Murrah chromosome 18, NDDB_SH_1, whole genome shotgun sequence harbors:
- the LOC123465079 gene encoding vomeronasal type-1 receptor 4-like; protein product: MSQIYMSHSALRSHCCYHVKGSILNDTTASSQLVIGIIFLLQTVLGIWGNFSLLYHYLFLYHTQCRMRVTALICKHLAIANFLVILSKGLPQTITALRLKHFASDFACKLILYVERVGRSMSIGTTCLLSVFQTITISPMNSCWKNLKVKAPKYIAFSISFCWIQCMFVNLIFPLYASYVSDKWCSTNMTNTRDSGYCVATDLETISGSIYAALIAFPEVSFSVLIFWASGSMILTLYRHSQRVQYIHKASVSPRPSAESRATQNILLLASTFMCFHTLSCIFNITLALYHNPSWWLVYTTGLISVCFPFISPFLLMSHDSIVSSLCFLYMKNSVSPNLIRKA